The genomic interval GATGCAAAGCTAAAAGATGGTTTGCTAAAAATCACGGTAGAAAAGAAAGAACAAGAGCAGAATGATAATGTTCGTAAAATCGATATTCAATAAAGCTATATGGCAAAAACCCTGCGGTCAATCCGTTAGGGTTTTCTTTTTAGATTCTTTCGCAATCGGGCGCCTATTAGGAATAAATGCTAGTGCTCAAACTGAATACAAGCGCCGGCTTTCATCACCCGTGCAATGATCTGTTCCGGTGCCGTTTCATGGTTTACACAGCAGCCTTCCATTAAAGAGATAGCAGAATAGGGCCTTGCAAGCAATACCTTTGGATGTTGCAGATGATTTTGGTATGATATGTGCTGTTAATGTTTTTTATCATTGTCATTAAATGTGGAAAAACGCTAGGAAAATACACAATAGACTCAGGAGTGAACAGATATGCTACAACATTTTTCCAATGGTTATGTTGCAAAAACCCTTTTCCAAAGCAGTTTGCCAAAGGTGCAAAATGATGACCAAGCTGCAGCGCAATTTAAAGAAGGCTTTAACTTATCCAGGAATGCAATGAAGTTTACAGGCCTTCTTGAATTGATTGGTTCCGTATTTTTATTTATATCAATCATATCCAAATCAGGGAAAAAATTTGCGAGAATTGGCGTGCTGCTGACCAATATTGTTCTTGGTGGCGCCATTTTTAAACACCTTCAAGCTGGACATGGCGTGGATGGTTCCAAAAAGGCATTGAAATTGTTTGGTTTAAATATCCTTAATTTTATAGAAACCATGCGTAAATAGACTCTTCATAAGGAAGCGGAAATCAATTGCCTTAGCGATTGATGGATGTCAATTCATTATAAATTGCATAAAAGAATGAAAACAAAATCCCTCAACCATAAACGGTTGGGGGATTTTGTTTTGTTGTATAGTGGTTTTTGTATACGCATTTTCTGTCAAAAAGCCAGCCTCTAACTTGAAGACTGGCTATATAATAGATGCAAGATCTACATTACTTCCCACTCACAGCGGCATACTTTTTTTCCGGTCCCGGTGTGTCACTGACGCTTGGTTTAAATAGTTGTTTTGCGATGTTTCGTTGATATGCTTGTTTCTTTGCAGCCTCTGAAAAGAGCTTGCGAACATTTTTGCGGCATAATGTATCAATATCGTCTATAACAGCCTGTGTTTCTGGTTCAATCAGTCCGAAAAGAATGGCGTCATAAAATCGAATTGAACCAAGGTTGGCGATGAAGTCATTAACGATGTCGACTCCTTTTTCCCTTAACATATCATCTCCCTCTTTGGAGACGGGATTATTCGCTGCCTCTACAACTAAATCACCCTTGATTTTATGGGCGTTTTCACCATTTACTGCATTTTCTAATGCTGCCGGAATGACAATATCACAATCGACATCAAGCCATTCGCTATTGGACTGTACAACGTAGTGAGGCTCGAATGATGCTTGATCCATTTCACCGTATTCATTTTTCGATTCGATAAGCTTGTTAACGTCAAGCCCTTCTGGACAGGTTACAAGCAGGTTTGCGTCTGATATTCCTACAATTTTATAGCCGAGCTGCTCCAATTTAAGTGCACAACTTGCCCCGACACTGCCGAATCCTTGAATCACCACACGGGCGTTAGTATTCCCGCCTTTTAAATTCCATGCTTCATCAGCCGAGAAAGCAACACCATAGCCTGTGACAGCATGATCCAGGAAAAGCCCGTCGATTTTTGTTTTCAATAATTCGTTGTAATCGTTTATCCCTTTCTGTACCGTTTCATCCTGTTTCATCGATTTTGTGATGGGAAGGTCAAAGTCAAATTCCTTAAAAACGTTCAGCACATCATGATAGCTTGTACCGAGGTCCTCCCCGAGCGATGCACTTACATCAGTAGTATCGGAATTGATATAAGGCATCATAGCAATCACAAACCTACGTAATACTTCTTTGGCGTCCGAGGCTTTATAGTCATAAGCAATTCCGCCTTTGCATCCACCTGTCGTTGTACTTTCCGAAGCTACATATTTGTAGGCCATCGTTTTGGCCAAATGTTCCACTTCTTGCCTGGTAACTTGCGGGTGCATTCTAATTCCGCCTGATGTGTATCCTTTCACAAAGTTGTGGATGACCAGCCAGCCTGTTGCATCTGTTTCCGTATCATTCCATTCGATTACTAAGTATGGTTTCTCCATTACATACGACCTCCATTTCAATGATTGGTTAGCTCATTCGCTGCAAATAATCACATAGTCAGGGGGCTTACATGAATACCTTCATCTTCTGTTTCTTATGTACAATTTGGGGACACTGGTATGAAATTGCCTAATAACAGACATGCGGCAACCAAACTGTTATATAATAATATCCTAACACTGCTATCTTATTTGTCAACTTTTCAGTCAATTTGTTGGACGTAATGAGGTTTTGTAAATTTGGAACAATTTTACGTGAAGGAAAGAACTCCACAGTATTTTCCGATGATTCTTAGAACGGGATAAAAGGTGATGGCTATACCGAATCTTTTACTCGTCCTTATCCCCTTTATTTTCAACTTTCGCAAACATATAGTCTGCCTTCCCATTTTCTGCTATCATAGACCTAAATATGACTGCTAATGGAGGAAGTAGGACATGGGAAAATTGACGTTGTCTGAATTAGAATCCCACTTATGGGAATCAGCGAATATATAGAAATCTTCCGAGAGCATGGACATGGTATTGCCGAATCCGAAAGCGAAAAACTTTGTTGATGATCTGAAGTGGCTCGGTAAAATTCGCAAACTCGCCAAGTCGCGCTTTCATGTGGAAACAGGCATGGATATATCCGACTGCGGCGCGAAGGTAAAGGAACTGATTGAGGAGCATGTGTATGCGACAACACCGCATGTGCTCGTCGAACCGATCGATAGAGGAAAACGTGAAAGAATTGACACATATTATCACGGAAATTTTCCAGGACAACGCAGTGATTGATTGGACGTTTAAAGACGATGTGAAACGGGAGATGCGTAAACGAATCAAGCGACAGCTCCGTGCCAGCAACTGTCCGTCGAAGCAGGTGGAACATTTGGCACGACAACTCATGGAATTGGCTGAAGTGCACTATAAGCATATTGCTGGGTAACGAAAGGGCTGTTTGACCATGACAAACGAACGCTATGTCATGTAGCGTTTCGTAGTGTTGGTGCATATTGCAAGGACCAAAGAGCCTAGACCACTCCATGTTGTTGGTGCAATGGCGGCGATTATTAGCCAATTTTTTAACCACACCAAAATAATCCCGGTTGAACCAGAAGGCATTTGTTGTTATTGGTTTATGTTTTGTTTTATTTTTGTTTATGTATTGTTTAACTAATGGGTCCGCATTGTGGTCCGCAAAGTGGTCCGCATTGTGGTTCACCTTGTGGTCCGTATTGTGGTTCATGTTGTCCTCCATAAAGTGGGCCGTATTGTCTTTCATATTGATATTCACGTTCTTGTGGACTGTGTTGTCCTCCGTATAGTGGACCGCGTTGTCTTTCACATTGTCCTCCATCTTGTGGATTGCATTGACTTCCGGTGTTAGGTCAACCATTGCGTCATTTGCAGATTGTTCAGATCTTTCTGTCGCTTGTGGTTCTGATTGCGCCATCTCGTCATTTGCTACATGTTGCGTGTGCGGTTGTTCATCATAAGCTGGGATATGCTGCCCCTCTTCTGTCACCGATAAGCTGTTTATCCGGTGCAATGGCTTAATCAGGGAAATCATTTGATACGTGGCGGTCTCGTTGCTTTCACACGTTGTCACATGAATATACCCTTGTTCCCGCAGCTCATTGCGTGCACACTGGAAGGATGCACCTTTAATGCCGGATGTTATTTCAATGATGGAATCGGGGGCAGAGAACGACTGTTGCCATCCGTTCTGATTATTAAAGTGCATCAATGTGTTCCATAACGCAATAGCCGCCCCTGATAGTGGATGGAAGTCCATTAGTTGATAAAAAGCGTTTAGTTCTTTTATATAATTCATGTTCATTCTCCTCATTCTATGTTTTTTTCAAAAGATAAGCGTTATGTCATGAAGATAAACCTTCCTATTATTATAATCGAATGATGAAAGAGTGAAGTGTCATTTTGGATGAAAATTTTTCTCCACTGATTATAAGGTGTCAACGAAAACCTAAAAGAATGTGCGCTGGTTAGACATCTGTGGTATGGTCAAGTAAACTGCATCTCATGAGGGAACATACAAAAAGGAGGGTATCTATGGGGAAAAACGAAAAATACTCAGCTGAATCAAAAATTAACCGTGCTGAGGAGGAAGTCGTGAATGCGATTGCCGAAACGATGGATTTGTACGGGGTAACACCGTCAGTTGGCCGACTTTATGCCACCATGTACTTTAAACAGCAACCGATGACCCTTGATGAAATGAAAGATGAGCTCGGTATGACCAAACCTAGTATGAGTACAGCGGTCCGTAATTTACAGGAAATCAACATTGTCCGGAAAATATGGCAAAAAGGCTCAAGGAAGGACCACTTCATGGCTGAGAAAAATTTCTTCAATTATTTTGGCCAATTTTTCGGAAACAAATGGAGAAGGGAAGCTGAGTTAAACCTTGCCGCCATTGAACACGCGGAAACCCAACTTAAGGAGGTCATAGCCGATGAAGCAGTCGAAGGATACTTAAAAGATAAAGCTAGCCAAGACCTTGAACAGTTAAAGGATTACAAGAAATATTGCCACTGGTTACGTAAACTAGCAGATTCCATTGAGTCGGGTGAAATTTTTGAGTTGTTACCTGTGGAAGATACGGAGACATAATTGCTAATAGAGTGAATATAGCGTTGAAAAGAATCCATGTTGATTGATTATTTCAAAATGGATTCTATGTTTGTACGATTCAAACGAAAAAGTGTACATAAAGCCCGTCAATCAGCTGCTCGTACAACGCGGTTCGGCAAGCGAGCCCGAACGCTTATATGCAGTGTAGTTTCATCCCGTTAATGCGCAACCATTCTTTTTGGTTTTCATAGTTGGGGAGGATAGACTTGACGACTTTCCAGAATGCTTGAGAGTGATCCTGAATAATCAGGTGGGCTAGTTCGTGTACAATCACATAATCGAACACGGCTGCAGGTGCCATAATTAGCCGCCAATTAATATAGATGTCCCCATCGGGTGTGCATGTTCCCCAGCGCTTATGCTGCGTCCGAGTCTGCATGGAATTGGGGGTGACATTCATGAGTGATTGAAAATAGGCTGCTCGTTTATGCAGCCGTTTGGTCGCCTGTCTGCGATACCATTGCGTTAGCTGTCGTTTTAGCGTCTGACTGATTTCATCTTGGGACATGTTAATCGGGACTTCAGCTACAAATCGCCCCTGGAAAAAACGTAACCGGCACGCAGGCATATGATCGCGGTGAACTTTGTGCTGGTAGTAACGATCGAGATAGGGTAATTTTTCGCCACTGATCAATTCATACGGTGTGATTTTTGTTTCTACTTGTCTAAGACTATGAATTTTATGCTGGATCCATGATGCTTTTTTTTGCAGATGACGGTTAATAGCGGATTCATCCAAGGATTCTGGTGCGTAAACTTCTACACCGCCCACAAGTGTAACGGAAATTTTCAAATCAGCGCGTGCTTGCCGGTGAAGAATATAATCAATAGCAGTTGTTCCATAATTAAGCGTTGGCATGAGGAATCACGGACCTTTACATGGTATTACTACAAACGTTAGAAGATGTGAATTTTGGAAGACCTTACAAGAAAAACCTCGCACTCGCTATATGGCGAGGCTAAACTAGAGTTTTTCTAACGTTATTATAGCACTGCTGACGGGAAAATAGTAAGTAGTTGTATTATTAATTGTCATATAATATTTAAAAAAATTACAGCCAGTCAGTCTATTTACTGGTATACTTGAAATAGGAGGAGAATAGTTCTTCCTGAATCTGCAATAGGAGGAGTGCCAAATGAAACGAAAAATACTAGTTGCATATGATGGATCTGAATTGAGTCGAGAAGCACTGAATGAGGCGAAATTGCAGGCGAGGGGAGTTCCGGAAACAGAGGTATATATCCTATCGGTTGTGACACAAGCAGGTCCGAGCGCCAATGTGGCAGTTGCACGAAGCATGGAATGGGAGTTAGCGGATAATCTGAGACCTGAACTGAAAGAAATAGAAGAAGAATTCCAAGCTGATGATATAACGGTTTATACGGATGTGGTAATTGACGTTGCCCAACGTAACGCAGGGGAAAAAGTTTGCTCGTATGCTGAAGAGCACGATATTAACTTAATTATTATCGGCAGTCGTGGTCTTGGTGGGGTGAAGAGATTACTGTTAGGCAGTGTCAGTACACGAGTCGTTCAGCATGCACACTGCCCCGTTTTGGTTATTAAATAAGTAGGCCGGTGCTCACTGTTAAATCACACGACAAATAGAATAAAGCTTTCGAAAAAATACTTGGGTACGTATCCAAGTATTTTTATTTTGGAGGTGTTATGAGCGCCCATTTTGCGAGATAGCTGCTTGGAATGGTCGCTCATCGGGTAAATGAGCGCCCTTTTGCCGAGCGGGCGGCGTAGATTGGTCGCTCAACAGGTGAATGAGCGCCCTTTTGCCGAGCGAGCGGCGTTGATTGGTCGCTCATCGGGTGAATGAGCGCCCTTTTGCCGGGCGGGCGGCGTAGATTGGTCGCTCATCGGGTAAATGAGCGCCCTTTTGCCGAGCGAGCGGCGTTGATTGGTCGCTCATCGGGTGAATGAGCGCCCTTTTGCCGAGCGAGCGGCGTAGATTGGTCGCTCATCGGGTAAATGAGCGCCCTTTTGCGGAGCGGTGGGCGTAGATTGGTCGCTCATCGGGTGAATGAGTGATCAACGCCGCCGAGGAAGGTCCCGTGATGATTGAGCAAACAAAAAAATGCAGTGCACGTACACTGCATTTCATGATAACGCTGGATTAGCGCTGTTCTTCCCGGTATGTTTCCTGTGGTGCTTCGCTGATGAACGGAGCTGGGTCGCCGGCACTGACCATAACCAGCTCATGCATGGCCCTGGTGCAGGCTGTGTAAAACAGTGTTCGATCTGTTTCATTGTCATATTTATCAGCGGATGCGTCTGGGATGATAACAGCATCCATTTCGATGCCTTTAGCTAGGTAAACGGGCAGTATGAGCAGTCCCTTAGAAAAATTGCCGGTCGACTCGTCAATTTGTGTGAATGCAATCTTGTCTTTCAGCAGGTTAGCAACTTGATTGCTTTCTTCTTGGGTTTTGCAAATGATGCCGATTGTTTCACTGCCATTTTCATAAAGCCTGTTCGTCTCTGCCGCTAATGTTTCGGCTAAGTGTTCCTTATTTTCCCGAATCAGCAATGGTTTGTTTCCTTCCCGATTGAACGGCTCGATTCGTTCGCTGCCCGGTGCAAACGGTATAGTGAACTCGGCGATTTGTCTTGTCGACCGGTAGCTTTTGGTTAATGTGATTTTTTCATAGGATGCCTCGCCCGGCCCTGTTGAAACAAGTGGATTTTCATCCGCCATATAACTGTATATCGCCTGATTGATATCACCCAACAGCGTCATTCTAGCATTTGGGAAAATATGTTTAATCAAGGTGAACTGGAATGCTGCATAGTCCTGTGCTTCATCAACGACAAGATAACGGACAGACCGGTCAAGAGGCGTACCAAGTAAACGGTATTGAAAATAAAGATAGGCTGCTGCATCTTCCCATGGCAAAAAGTTCTCCGCTAAATGGCCGGCTGTATAGGTGCGAATCGCCTCCCAGTTTACCGGCGGGTCGTCCGGTGTCCAATTCGTAAATAGCTGTTGATAGGTGGCGGCTGCATGAACGAATTGATGCGCTTTTATCTTCTTTTTAATTGGTGCGAAAACCCGTTTGACAACTTCCTTTCTTAATATACTTTCCTCGTGGACGGTTTCGTTTGTTTCGTGTTTGGCTTGCTCTTGTGACTGGTGAAATGCGTCTTGATAGTCTTCTTTATCCAATAGTTCCGTTTTTTCAAGCACCCAGTCTTTATCCAGTTCATTGCGCTGCTTTTCTCGTATTTCTTGCAGCAGCCACTTGGCCACTAGTTCTAGTTTGTTCGGGATGGTAATCGTCTCGTCCAGCGAATAAAAGTAATCGCGGATTTGTTCTTTGGAAATGAGCACCTCCCCGCGGAATGTGATGTTTCGAAACTGGATGTCCTGTTTGTTTAAATGGTCGATAAATGCATCGATTAACCGCATGAACGTCAGATCTGATTTGCAGTCGATGTTCTGCATCCGAATGGCATTGTCCTGCTTTTCAGTCATGACGTACTCCATTTGTTCAAATGGCGACTCAATGGTGAAAGGATGTCTGATCTGGTCTTCCAAATAGTCCAGAAATGTCGTTTGTCGTACATTCGTTTCACCGAGTTCCGGAAGCACATTGGCAATATAGCTGGAAAATAGCGGATTCGGTGATAATAGCACGATATTGTCAGGGCCAAGGATGTCACGGTGCGCATACATGAGATAAGCAATTCGCTGCAGGGCGGCGGATGTTTTTCCGCTACCGGCTGCACCCTGAACAACCAGATATTGATTCCCTTTATTCCGAATGATTCGGTTTTGTTCCTTTTGAATCGTGGCGACAATGCTTTTCATTTTGGTACTGGCGTTGTTGCCGAGCACTTCCTGCAGCAACCGATCGCCAATGGTTACCCCAGTGTCAAACATCCCTTTGATCAAGCCTTGCCGAATAATGAATTGTCGCTTCAGGGTAATTTCTCCGTTAATGGTTTCTTCCATCGTTTCGTATTGCGCCTCTCCCGGTGAATAATCGTAATAAAGGCTAGATATTGGTGCGCGCCAGTCGTATATAAGGAAATCTTGATTGTTACCATCCATCAGGGAGGCGATACCGATATAGATTGGTTCCGCGGTTTGTTCCGTATCTTCGTGGAAGTCGATGCGGCCGAAATAAGGTGATTCACGCAGCCGCTTTAAAGTTTTAAGTTCATCGTCCAACTTACCGTGGGACTGTTCTTTTTGGGTAAGTAATTCCGCCTGTTGTTTAATGCTAGCTTGTGTTTCAATCACATCGTCCGGTTCATCGATGTTGACGGTTACATCCTCCCAGAAATTCTTGCGCAGTTCGATAACACTTTCTTTAATGCTTGTGGATCTGTCAATTGTTTTTTCAGCCTTTTCATCAATGGTTTTAATAACATGATTAACTCGCTGCTGTTCTTCGTCATATGTGCTGTTATTGGAAGTCATATAATCAGCCCCGTTCTTCTTGTAAATAGTTTAGGTCCATATACCGTATGTAATGATGAGTTGATATGATTGTAACGGTGAACCATACATGAATGCAAAATTTTCCCTTTGAAACGGTGGGGGACAGGGTCATAGCCCGGACCCACCTCTTGGAAATAAATAGTGG from Lentibacillus cibarius carries:
- the cudC gene encoding choline uptake/conversion transcriptional regulator CudC, with the protein product MGKNEKYSAESKINRAEEEVVNAIAETMDLYGVTPSVGRLYATMYFKQQPMTLDEMKDELGMTKPSMSTAVRNLQEINIVRKIWQKGSRKDHFMAEKNFFNYFGQFFGNKWRREAELNLAAIEHAETQLKEVIADEAVEGYLKDKASQDLEQLKDYKKYCHWLRKLADSIESGEIFELLPVEDTET
- a CDS encoding type I restriction enzyme endonuclease domain-containing protein; amino-acid sequence: MRQHRMCSSNRSIEENVKELTHIITEIFQDNAVIDWTFKDDVKREMRKRIKRQLRASNCPSKQVEHLARQLMELAEVHYKHIAG
- a CDS encoding Glu/Leu/Phe/Val family dehydrogenase; amino-acid sequence: MEKPYLVIEWNDTETDATGWLVIHNFVKGYTSGGIRMHPQVTRQEVEHLAKTMAYKYVASESTTTGGCKGGIAYDYKASDAKEVLRRFVIAMMPYINSDTTDVSASLGEDLGTSYHDVLNVFKEFDFDLPITKSMKQDETVQKGINDYNELLKTKIDGLFLDHAVTGYGVAFSADEAWNLKGGNTNARVVIQGFGSVGASCALKLEQLGYKIVGISDANLLVTCPEGLDVNKLIESKNEYGEMDQASFEPHYVVQSNSEWLDVDCDIVIPAALENAVNGENAHKIKGDLVVEAANNPVSKEGDDMLREKGVDIVNDFIANLGSIRFYDAILFGLIEPETQAVIDDIDTLCRKNVRKLFSEAAKKQAYQRNIAKQLFKPSVSDTPGPEKKYAAVSGK
- the helD gene encoding RNA polymerase recycling motor HelD, whose protein sequence is MTSNNSTYDEEQQRVNHVIKTIDEKAEKTIDRSTSIKESVIELRKNFWEDVTVNIDEPDDVIETQASIKQQAELLTQKEQSHGKLDDELKTLKRLRESPYFGRIDFHEDTEQTAEPIYIGIASLMDGNNQDFLIYDWRAPISSLYYDYSPGEAQYETMEETINGEITLKRQFIIRQGLIKGMFDTGVTIGDRLLQEVLGNNASTKMKSIVATIQKEQNRIIRNKGNQYLVVQGAAGSGKTSAALQRIAYLMYAHRDILGPDNIVLLSPNPLFSSYIANVLPELGETNVRQTTFLDYLEDQIRHPFTIESPFEQMEYVMTEKQDNAIRMQNIDCKSDLTFMRLIDAFIDHLNKQDIQFRNITFRGEVLISKEQIRDYFYSLDETITIPNKLELVAKWLLQEIREKQRNELDKDWVLEKTELLDKEDYQDAFHQSQEQAKHETNETVHEESILRKEVVKRVFAPIKKKIKAHQFVHAAATYQQLFTNWTPDDPPVNWEAIRTYTAGHLAENFLPWEDAAAYLYFQYRLLGTPLDRSVRYLVVDEAQDYAAFQFTLIKHIFPNARMTLLGDINQAIYSYMADENPLVSTGPGEASYEKITLTKSYRSTRQIAEFTIPFAPGSERIEPFNREGNKPLLIRENKEHLAETLAAETNRLYENGSETIGIICKTQEESNQVANLLKDKIAFTQIDESTGNFSKGLLILPVYLAKGIEMDAVIIPDASADKYDNETDRTLFYTACTRAMHELVMVSAGDPAPFISEAPQETYREEQR
- a CDS encoding M48 family metallopeptidase, which gives rise to MPTLNYGTTAIDYILHRQARADLKISVTLVGGVEVYAPESLDESAINRHLQKKASWIQHKIHSLRQVETKITPYELISGEKLPYLDRYYQHKVHRDHMPACRLRFFQGRFVAEVPINMSQDEISQTLKRQLTQWYRRQATKRLHKRAAYFQSLMNVTPNSMQTRTQHKRWGTCTPDGDIYINWRLIMAPAAVFDYVIVHELAHLIIQDHSQAFWKVVKSILPNYENQKEWLRINGMKLHCI
- a CDS encoding universal stress protein produces the protein MKRKILVAYDGSELSREALNEAKLQARGVPETEVYILSVVTQAGPSANVAVARSMEWELADNLRPELKEIEEEFQADDITVYTDVVIDVAQRNAGEKVCSYAEEHDINLIIIGSRGLGGVKRLLLGSVSTRVVQHAHCPVLVIK
- a CDS encoding DoxX family protein translates to MLQHFSNGYVAKTLFQSSLPKVQNDDQAAAQFKEGFNLSRNAMKFTGLLELIGSVFLFISIISKSGKKFARIGVLLTNIVLGGAIFKHLQAGHGVDGSKKALKLFGLNILNFIETMRK